One Desulfatitalea tepidiphila genomic region harbors:
- a CDS encoding N-acetylmuramoyl-L-alanine amidase family protein, with protein sequence MTTERRKIPTGLVPIILYMTMVIVTPSAAKAQDQPPSPFAGAHGTVAIDPGHGGKDVGGRGNAGATEKEICLAIARELTHRLEPGYRVVLTRSDDYDIPLEERTAIANHHRADLFISIHTGASYLRNTEGMGIYHYQPAARAVAAPSSSNTALPLWHQAQMAHLNASQALAGSLRQSLTQLAGHPTVRTIAAPLAVLQGADMPAVIIEVGYLTHPSTEEELRSAEYQAALAKAIARGVERYFAASLRHER encoded by the coding sequence GTGACCACTGAACGCCGCAAAATACCGACGGGCCTGGTCCCCATCATCCTTTATATGACGATGGTGATCGTCACACCGAGCGCTGCAAAGGCCCAGGATCAGCCTCCCTCTCCTTTTGCCGGCGCCCATGGCACGGTGGCGATCGATCCAGGCCACGGCGGCAAGGATGTCGGCGGCCGCGGCAACGCCGGCGCCACCGAAAAAGAGATCTGCCTGGCCATCGCAAGAGAGCTGACCCACCGCCTGGAACCTGGCTACCGGGTCGTCCTCACCCGTAGCGACGACTACGACATCCCTCTCGAGGAACGCACCGCCATTGCCAATCACCATCGGGCCGACCTGTTCATCAGCATCCACACGGGGGCAAGTTACCTGCGCAATACCGAAGGCATGGGCATCTACCATTATCAACCGGCGGCCCGAGCGGTCGCAGCCCCTTCGTCGTCCAACACGGCGCTGCCCTTATGGCATCAGGCCCAGATGGCCCATTTGAACGCCAGCCAGGCGTTGGCCGGCAGCCTCAGGCAAAGCTTGACCCAGCTCGCCGGCCACCCCACTGTCCGCACCATTGCAGCGCCTCTGGCAGTGTTGCAGGGCGCCGACATGCCGGCCGTGATCATCGAAGTGGGTTACCTGACCCATCCCTCGACCGAAGAGGAACTGCGGTCCGCCGAATATCAGGCCGCCCTGGCCAAGGCCATCGCCAGGGGTGTGGAACGCTATTTTGCGGCTTCCCTGCGCCACGAACGTTGA
- a CDS encoding HEAT repeat domain-containing protein, which translates to MDTINTTPTMPMTETRQKLDSHHSPTRLTTLARLMIADADMSPLLKEISLCLEDPDEGVRQLAAAVLPKAGPGAVGRLIMALDTRQPLSVRQAAVTALGGFGPDAQSAVAPLIACLADEDSVLRANAVLALSRIGAPAVEGLTASLASEDERVRLGAIEALGWIGPDARPSVGTLKAIFTQLPLETLMASHAAVVKITGLAAEGVSMLVARLDHPDARIRRICLELLAELREIAAEAVGPILTCLKDPVEEVRAAAALALACIKVHGTEAVEALTQLLEDPHPPARTHAAIALSTMGASAQPALTRLQQLQADPDESVAATATAAIQHIKKQPKKKADC; encoded by the coding sequence TTGGATACCATCAACACGACCCCCACCATGCCGATGACCGAGACGCGTCAGAAGCTCGATAGCCACCACAGTCCGACCCGCTTGACCACCCTGGCCCGACTGATGATCGCCGACGCCGATATGTCGCCGTTGCTCAAGGAGATCAGCTTGTGCCTGGAAGATCCGGACGAAGGGGTGCGCCAGTTGGCGGCGGCCGTTCTACCCAAGGCGGGCCCAGGCGCCGTCGGCCGTCTCATCATGGCCCTCGATACACGGCAACCCCTGTCGGTGCGCCAGGCGGCGGTCACCGCGCTGGGCGGGTTTGGCCCTGACGCACAATCCGCCGTCGCGCCATTGATCGCCTGCCTGGCGGATGAAGATTCGGTCTTGCGCGCCAATGCGGTCCTTGCGCTGAGCCGTATCGGTGCACCTGCAGTCGAGGGGTTGACGGCCAGCCTGGCGTCCGAAGATGAACGGGTGCGGCTCGGTGCCATCGAGGCGTTGGGTTGGATAGGGCCGGATGCGCGGCCGTCGGTGGGCACCCTGAAGGCCATTTTTACCCAATTGCCCCTTGAAACGCTTATGGCGAGTCATGCGGCCGTGGTAAAAATCACTGGCCTGGCGGCGGAGGGCGTTTCCATGCTGGTGGCGCGGCTCGACCACCCGGATGCGCGGATTCGTCGAATCTGCCTCGAACTGTTGGCCGAGCTACGGGAAATCGCCGCCGAGGCCGTCGGCCCAATCTTGACCTGCCTCAAAGACCCCGTCGAAGAGGTACGCGCCGCCGCGGCATTGGCCCTCGCCTGCATCAAAGTGCACGGCACCGAAGCGGTCGAAGCGCTCACCCAGCTTCTCGAGGATCCTCATCCGCCTGCCCGGACCCATGCGGCCATTGCCCTGAGCACCATGGGCGCGTCTGCGCAGCCGGCCCTGACGCGCTTGCAACAATTGCAGGCAGACCCGGACGAAAGTGTCGCCGCGACCGCCACCGCGGCGATTCAGCACATCAAAAAGCAGCCAAAGAAAAAGGCCGATTGCTGA
- the phoU gene encoding phosphate signaling complex protein PhoU, translated as MSKHLRRELEKIKKKMLSLGALVEERARMAVEAVEGRDADIAERIINSDWEVDEMEVEIEEECLKLLALYQPVAVDLRFLVATIKINNDLERIGDEAVNIAERLQVVAKRPPLAFVFDYTPMAEKVLAMLKMSLDALVNLDVDTAYKVIFMDDEVDDIQVQAYQRIKQSIKENPDRVSLLINLLLISRHLERLADHSTNIAEEVVHLIEGEIVRHGKIPE; from the coding sequence ATGTCGAAACATTTGCGCAGAGAATTGGAAAAAATTAAGAAAAAGATGCTCTCCCTGGGCGCCCTGGTCGAAGAGCGGGCGCGCATGGCGGTCGAGGCCGTCGAGGGGCGGGATGCCGATATCGCCGAGCGGATCATCAATTCGGATTGGGAAGTCGACGAGATGGAGGTGGAGATCGAGGAGGAGTGTCTGAAGCTGCTGGCGCTTTACCAGCCGGTGGCCGTGGACCTGCGGTTTCTCGTCGCCACCATCAAGATCAACAACGACCTGGAGCGCATCGGCGACGAGGCGGTCAATATCGCGGAACGGTTGCAGGTCGTGGCCAAGCGTCCGCCACTGGCCTTTGTCTTCGATTACACCCCCATGGCCGAAAAGGTGCTGGCCATGCTCAAGATGAGCCTGGACGCCCTGGTCAACCTGGATGTGGACACGGCCTACAAGGTCATCTTCATGGACGATGAGGTGGACGATATCCAGGTTCAGGCCTATCAGCGCATCAAGCAATCGATCAAGGAGAATCCGGACCGGGTCAGCTTACTGATCAACCTGCTGCTCATCTCGCGCCACCTGGAACGGCTGGCCGACCACAGCACCAACATCGCCGAGGAGGTGGTCCATCTGATCGAGGGCGAGATCGTGCGCCACGGGAAGATTCCCGAATAA
- the wrbA gene encoding NAD(P)H:quinone oxidoreductase, with protein MKVLIVFYSTYGHVYKMAEAVAEGARQVPGAEVVLRRVPETLPEGVLEKMGAVDAQKTFAQIAVATVDELTSADAIIFGTPTRFGNMCGQMRQFLDATGQLWSQGSLVGKVGSVFASTATQHGGQEATLLSFQITLLHHGMVIVGLPYTFQQQMRNDEITGGSPYGATTIAGTSGERWPSPNELDAARFQGKHVAGIAARLKA; from the coding sequence ATGAAAGTATTGATCGTTTTTTATTCCACCTATGGTCATGTCTACAAAATGGCCGAGGCCGTGGCCGAAGGTGCCAGGCAGGTGCCAGGCGCCGAGGTGGTCCTGCGACGCGTACCGGAGACGCTTCCAGAGGGTGTGTTGGAAAAAATGGGTGCTGTTGACGCCCAAAAGACGTTTGCCCAGATTGCCGTGGCCACGGTCGACGAATTGACATCGGCCGATGCCATCATCTTCGGGACGCCCACGCGATTCGGCAACATGTGCGGCCAGATGCGGCAGTTCCTGGACGCCACCGGCCAGCTCTGGTCCCAAGGGTCATTGGTCGGAAAGGTGGGCAGCGTCTTTGCCAGCACGGCCACCCAACACGGCGGACAAGAGGCCACGTTGCTCTCTTTTCAGATTACCCTGCTGCACCATGGGATGGTCATCGTCGGTCTGCCCTACACCTTTCAGCAGCAGATGCGCAACGATGAGATCACCGGAGGATCACCTTACGGCGCAACGACCATTGCCGGCACGTCCGGAGAGCGCTGGCCCAGTCCAAACGAACTGGACGCGGCGCGCTTCCAGGGCAAGCACGTGGCCGGCATAGCCGCCCGGCTGAAAGCTTAG
- a CDS encoding C-GCAxxG-C-C family protein encodes MASNEIKERVAMLAEREWDLPAIEAKFRHLVDHGIPKVKPAPETLIREKEVFLDRVQLAAEQYCYLTRSCAKGSALSLLEAFGLGNMEIIKAMAPFPGLAMTGGICGPVAGGLVALGLYFSDTDPANFQNVAHYVAGRQYIQRFKAMFGSLSCTDIQQLLLGEAHDPFAGPDEWAAFNQSGARAKCPVAPGMGARLAATIIIESMEKEHQR; translated from the coding sequence ATGGCTTCAAATGAGATCAAAGAGAGAGTTGCCATGCTGGCCGAGCGGGAATGGGATCTTCCGGCTATCGAGGCGAAATTCAGGCACCTGGTGGACCATGGCATTCCCAAGGTCAAGCCGGCGCCGGAAACCCTCATTCGCGAGAAAGAGGTTTTTTTGGATCGGGTTCAGCTTGCCGCAGAGCAGTACTGTTATCTCACCCGCAGTTGCGCCAAGGGATCCGCCCTGTCGCTGTTGGAGGCGTTCGGGTTGGGAAACATGGAGATCATCAAGGCTATGGCGCCGTTTCCCGGCCTGGCCATGACCGGCGGCATATGCGGCCCGGTCGCCGGCGGGCTGGTGGCCTTGGGGCTCTATTTTTCCGATACGGATCCGGCCAACTTTCAGAATGTCGCCCACTATGTTGCCGGAAGGCAATATATCCAAAGATTCAAGGCGATGTTCGGCAGCCTGTCCTGCACGGATATCCAGCAGTTGCTGTTGGGCGAGGCCCATGATCCCTTTGCCGGGCCTGACGAGTGGGCCGCATTCAACCAATCCGGCGCCAGGGCGAAGTGTCCGGTCGCGCCTGGCATGGGCGCCCGGCTGGCCGCGACAATTATCATCGAGAGTATGGAAAAAGAGCATCAGAGATAG
- a CDS encoding type VI secretion system Vgr family protein, whose protein sequence is MVYTTAEFSIEITELKKQFRVSSFSGNEGLSQLFGFQVYLQSQDDEIKADDMVGKSAVLTIKNGPETRRICGIFSRFWWIAEVDGNTIFYADLVPALWSLTQRFDCRIFQNKTVPEIVAEVVREAGISADHLNSKLLRNTYPVREFRLQYRESDLNFIARLMEEEGIYYYFDHRYDEQQGSGHHVLVMVDAPSCHKSIDGKSEVLFHEVTGEVQDEEHIYDYRFGYQTRPNAVSLRDYNYERPDIVLQGKAQGSPAGHLEIYDYPGEFAELPEGNQAARVRYEEMQAQTAFGSGQSNCCRLTPGFLFKMEGHPRKAFNQEYMLLSVQHSGSQQKAPTDPEIKGPEDLITGLLSEIGLDKLGPLSADQIVPGLLSNTGIASQLPRLALGPLGVFSLFDMFNNLKKVIDALVGKPDTQLVYSNGFTCLPSQTAYRPPRVTHKPAILGSQTAEVVGPPEETCYMDDLGRAKVKFHWDRAPSEDEKRTCFLRVAYPYAGSDHGFQFHPLPGDEVVVTFLEGDPDKPLITGVVYNGLNRPPLKPEERIQNVILTPYQHRLLFDDREARVHLKTGGNQTIAMADGAGYSEFGNEARIATADDHSLHLCKGTRVSGIKLETENGQKAALWDAPSPAGILLADNGEDLKVWLNCGEKKILVQNKSDQEIQIDCRNGTVRVIGGGVEVVGGQVNINGSSGVNIKSDAKVAIEAPVIEAQAAGSFSVKAPQINLEGATIKLSGGLINLDAALVKAILVQAQTLMSTSVVSSSYSPGVGNVM, encoded by the coding sequence ATGGTCTACACGACAGCTGAGTTTTCGATCGAAATCACCGAACTGAAAAAGCAATTCCGCGTGTCGAGTTTTAGCGGAAATGAAGGGCTGTCCCAGCTGTTTGGGTTCCAGGTCTATCTGCAGTCGCAGGATGATGAGATCAAAGCCGATGACATGGTGGGGAAATCCGCCGTGTTGACCATTAAAAACGGCCCCGAGACGCGGCGGATCTGTGGCATCTTTTCGCGCTTCTGGTGGATCGCGGAAGTCGACGGCAACACGATATTTTACGCCGATCTGGTGCCGGCCCTGTGGTCCCTGACCCAACGGTTCGATTGCCGGATCTTCCAGAATAAAACGGTGCCCGAAATCGTCGCCGAAGTGGTGCGCGAAGCCGGGATCAGTGCGGATCATCTCAATTCCAAATTGTTGCGCAACACCTATCCCGTCCGCGAATTTCGCCTTCAATACAGGGAATCGGATCTCAATTTCATTGCCCGCTTGATGGAAGAAGAGGGGATCTACTACTATTTCGATCACCGTTACGACGAGCAGCAGGGTAGCGGCCACCATGTGTTGGTCATGGTGGATGCCCCCTCGTGCCACAAGTCGATCGACGGGAAGTCCGAGGTGTTGTTTCATGAAGTCACCGGAGAGGTCCAGGACGAAGAACACATCTACGATTACCGCTTCGGTTATCAAACCCGCCCGAATGCCGTCTCCTTAAGAGACTACAACTACGAACGGCCGGACATCGTGCTGCAGGGCAAAGCCCAGGGCAGCCCAGCGGGCCATCTTGAAATCTACGATTATCCGGGCGAATTTGCCGAGTTGCCCGAAGGCAACCAGGCGGCCCGCGTCCGTTATGAAGAGATGCAGGCCCAGACCGCCTTCGGATCGGGGCAAAGCAATTGCTGCCGTTTGACGCCCGGATTCTTGTTTAAAATGGAAGGCCATCCGCGGAAAGCGTTCAACCAGGAATACATGCTTCTTTCGGTGCAGCATTCCGGCTCGCAGCAGAAAGCCCCGACGGATCCGGAGATCAAGGGCCCGGAGGACTTGATTACAGGCTTGCTTTCGGAGATCGGGCTGGACAAGCTGGGGCCCCTGTCCGCCGACCAGATCGTTCCAGGATTGTTGTCCAATACGGGTATCGCCTCTCAACTGCCCCGCCTGGCACTTGGGCCGCTGGGCGTCTTTTCACTGTTCGACATGTTCAACAATCTGAAAAAGGTGATCGACGCCCTGGTCGGTAAACCCGACACGCAATTGGTTTACAGCAATGGGTTCACCTGCCTGCCCTCCCAGACCGCTTACCGCCCACCCCGCGTGACCCATAAACCGGCCATTTTAGGCTCCCAGACCGCCGAGGTGGTCGGTCCCCCGGAGGAAACGTGTTACATGGATGACCTGGGGCGCGCCAAGGTCAAGTTTCACTGGGATCGCGCCCCATCCGAAGATGAAAAGCGAACCTGTTTCCTGCGGGTGGCCTATCCGTATGCCGGTTCGGATCACGGCTTTCAGTTTCATCCCCTGCCCGGTGACGAGGTCGTCGTGACTTTTCTGGAAGGCGATCCGGACAAGCCCTTGATTACGGGCGTGGTCTACAATGGCTTGAACCGTCCGCCGCTGAAACCCGAAGAACGCATTCAGAATGTCATTCTGACGCCGTATCAACACCGGTTGCTTTTCGATGACCGCGAGGCCCGCGTTCACCTAAAGACCGGCGGCAACCAGACGATCGCAATGGCCGATGGAGCCGGGTACAGCGAATTCGGCAATGAAGCCAGGATCGCCACGGCGGACGACCACTCTTTGCACCTGTGCAAGGGCACCCGGGTCAGCGGGATCAAACTCGAGACCGAAAACGGTCAGAAAGCGGCGTTATGGGACGCACCATCCCCGGCCGGCATCCTGCTGGCGGACAATGGCGAAGACCTGAAGGTCTGGCTCAACTGCGGAGAGAAGAAGATTCTGGTCCAGAACAAGTCGGACCAGGAGATCCAGATCGATTGCCGGAACGGCACTGTACGCGTCATCGGCGGCGGGGTGGAGGTGGTCGGCGGCCAGGTGAACATAAACGGATCCAGCGGCGTGAATATCAAATCCGATGCCAAGGTGGCCATCGAAGCGCCTGTCATCGAGGCCCAGGCCGCGGGATCCTTTTCGGTCAAGGCACCGCAAATCAACCTGGAAGGCGCGACGATCAAATTGTCCGGGGGGCTGATCAACCTGGACGCGGCCCTGGTGAAGGCCATTCTGGTTCAGGCCCAGACGCTGATGTCGACCAGCGTGGTCTCCTCCAGCTATAGCCCCGGCGTGGGTAATGTTATGTGA